The Poseidonibacter lekithochrous region AAAGCATTATTTACTATTTCTAAAACATAAAGATATCACTAGATTTAAACCTGATATAGAAAACTTTTTAGAAGAATGTACAAAAGAAAATGAATTTTATTCTTTTCGCTATTTTATTATTAATAATATAGATACTTTTTTTGAAAATGAACATATTCAAAAGATTTTAAAGAGGTTGATTCTAAAATTAGCATAATTAATAAAATTAGTTTTTTGTAAAAATTATGTCTAAATAAAATATAACCTATTTTAAATTTATAGAATAACTTGTATTTCGACCTGTAGTTCCTTCTCTCTGAAGAATACATTTCCATTGAACTAATTCTTTTAAATCTCTAGTTGCTGTTGTTGAAGATGCTTTTGTTATAGTAATATATTTCTTTTTAGTTAAACCACCTTCAAAATTTTCTGACCCAATATCTAAAATTTTATTTAGTACTTTAGTTTGTCTTGCATTGATATCATAATTTCTAAAAGTATCCCAAAACTTTGTCTTTTCAATAATATAATAAAGACTTTTTTCTGCATCTTTTAGTGAAGATATAAGTGTTGATAAGAAGTATTCTATCCATTTTGTAATATCTAAAGGGATCTCTTTTTTTCTAAAGCCTGTTGTTTCTTCAAGGATTTTATAATAATCTTTTTTATGCTCATAGATATTTTTTGAAAGAGAATAAATCTTTGAGTAATAAGACTTTTCAACTCTTGATAGAACATATTCTGATATTGTTCTTGCAATTCTTCCATTTCCATCATCTAAAGGATGAATAATTAAAAACCATAGTTGAACTATTGCTGCTTTTATTAGTGAGTCTTCAGTATTATTAAACCAATGAAAGAATTCTATTAACTCATCAAATAAAGTATCAAAAGGGGGTGCTTGATAATATACAATATCTTTTACTCCACCTCCTCCTATAATCATTTCATAGTCGCCTCTTAATTCTCCAACATTGATTTTTTCACCTAGATTATTTCGTCCTGTTGGAAAAATAGATGCATGCCATTTATAGATTCTTTCTATATCCAAGTTTTTACTGTGATTTGTACATGCATCAATTAGAATATTAACAATTCCATCCGTTGCATAGTCTGTTTGGGCAAAGTTATCAAGACCTAGTTTTTTAGCAATAGATTTTCTAACACTTTCTCTGTTTAAGAACTCTCCTTCTATTGCTGAACTGTTTATAACTTCATCTGCCAAAGATTGAGTTAGTTTTTCTTCTAGTTTCTCTTTTGATGTAAAAGAAGTAAGAGTTGATAATGAACCTTGTAAGAAAGAAACCTCTTTTATTAAAGGATTTAGAATATTAGAATCGTATGTAAAGTTAGGGTATTCCTCAAATTCCCATATCCATCTTTTATTCATGATATATCCTTTTTTATATATTATAATTAAAAAAGTGCGAAAAAGCAATATTATCGCACCAAATATAGTGCGATAATGTTGCTTTTTCGCTTCATTCTTTAAATCAAAAGATTTTAATAACTATTTTTATCACCAATTTAATAATTTCAGCTATAATCTTTAGTAATGCCTTTAGGTATTACACATAGTTATATGTAATATTAAAGGTTCTCATATGGAAACAGATTTTCTTCTTATTTTCGCGCTTATTGTTTTTGCTTCTTCATTGATTCATGGAAGTATTGGTTTTGGATTTGGTATGATGGCAACTCCTGCTATTGCTATGTTCACAGATATTCAGACTGCTATTACTTATATTCTTGTTCCTACAATGCTTGTAAATCTTGTTAGTATTTTAAGTGAAGGTAGATTTTTTGAGGCTTTAAAAAAGTTTTGGTTTATCATCGCTCTTATGGTAGTGGGTTCTTGTATTGGTACTGTTATACTTATTTATTTTAATTCTGAGTATTTCAAACTTCTTTTAGCTTTTATTATCTTTATTTATCTTTTACAATCTATGGTGAAAATAGAAGCTAGTTTTATCTCTGCTAACCCAAAAGCTTCTACTTATGGTTTAGGTATTATTGGTGGTATTGTATCTGGGCTTACAAATGTTGTAGCACCTCTTACAATTATTTATACTTTAGAGTTGAAGTACTCTAAAAAAGATACAATTCAGTTATCAAATCTTTGTTTTTTATTTACTAAGATTGGACAGATTGCTGTATTTGTTTATTTTGGAGCCTTTACTCAAAGTGCTGTTGAGTTATCGGCTCTTAGTTTTATTGTAGTTGGGATTGGATTATTTTTTGGATTAAAAATAAAGAAAATCATTGATGCTAAGTTCTATATAAAGATATTAAAAGTTTTACTTTTTATAATAGCGTGTGTTTTAGTCGTAGATACTATTTCATTTTAATTAAGGATATATTTTGGATACAAATTTATTGAAGGTTTTTATTACTGTTGCAAAAACAAAGAGTATTTCTTCTGCTGCAAAAGAGTTGGAGTTCACTCAATCTAATGTAACACTACGAATAAAACAGCTGGAAAAAAATCTAGGATACTCTCTATTTCATCGTACAAATAGAGGAGTAGTCTTAAGTAATGAGGGTGAGAAACTCTATCCTTATGCTATAGATATTCTAAAGAAAATAGAAGAAGCTACTGTTCAAATGAGAAATATTAATTATCAAGATGTATTAAAAATAGGATCAACACAGACTTTTACTACTAGTAACTTAATGCCAATAATTGAGCAGTTAAATGAAGACTTTGAAGAGATGAAATTAGAGTTTTCAGTAGATAGTACTTTGAACTTAACCGAGCAGTTATTGGATTATAAACTTGATATTGCTTTTATAAATGGAAATCCCCATAATAAAGATTTAGAAATACTGAATGTTTTTGATGAAAAGATGGTATTAGTAGAACCTTTGAAAAAGCAGACAGGAAACACAGTATTTGTTTTCAAAAAGACTTGTGCAAACTGTATTTTTTTAGAAAATTATATCAAAGAGAATAGGGAAGAGTCTTATAAAACAGTAGCTTTAGAAAACTATGAGTTAATTCTAGGTTGTGTAAAAGCAGGATATGGGGTTAGTTTATTAAGTCCAAAGATTATTGAAAAGTTTGGATATACAGACTACGTAAAACAAACAGAAATAGAAAACTATCTAGATACTCATCTTGTATGTAGAAAAGACTATTTACCAGTAATTCATAAATATTTAAGAGATATTAGTTTATAAATACTAAGAAAAAGGATAAAAATGTCAATAACAATAAGAGATGCAATTGCATCAGATTCACAAGCAATTTATGATTTTATAATTGAGTTAGCAGTTTATGAAAAAGAACCAGATGCAGTAGTGACTTCAGTAGAAGAAACGTGCGAGAAAATCTTCGGTGAGAAGTCATCTGTAAAAGCACTTATTTGTGAAGAAGATGGTGTTGCTATTGGTCATGCAATTTATTTTTATAATTACTCAACTTGGCTTGGTAAATACGGAGTGTATTTAGAAGATTTATACGTGAGTGAATCAAAAAGAGGATTAGGTGCTGGAAAAGCTATGCTTAAACATCTTGCAAATAAAGCTCTTGGTGAAGATTGTGGAAGATTCGAATGGTCTTGTCTTGATTGGAATACTCCATCAAGAGACTTCTATGAAAGTATTGGTGCAGTTTCACAAGATGAATGGGTAGGTTATAGACTTGAAGGTGAATCTTTAGTAAACTTTGCACGTAGTTAAGTTTATTGCGCTATAGTGCTCTTAAATTCTTATAAAAGAGCAAAATGTATGATTATGATATCGTTTACATAAAAGGTAATCCAAACTCAGGAACACCTAAACAACATGAGGAAATTAACAAATCAATATTAGATTTATTAATTCCTCATACTTGTAAAATAGTTGACTCAAATACAAATAATAGAAATCTCAATATCTCAAAAGCAAAAGTCTATATTGGCTTTTCAAGAGGTTCTAGATATTTAAACAAACTAGATAAAACTTCACTAAAATTATCTATTGGTGGAATAAATGGTTCTGGAATAAACTTCTTTACAAATACTGCTGACAAAGTACTCTCTGGAGATATTTCAGAGTCTTCAATGAATGCCCATTTTATTATATTAGACAAAGACAAAATAAAGATAAAAAAACTTATTAATGATTTCTTATTGAACTTTGATAGAAAGTAATCTTTAATTTTACTATTTAGAATATAGAATTAATGTACCTCATAGAAAATAAATAATAAAATATTTATTATATAAAAAATTATTTATTTGAGGAGCACAATATGTACTCGCAAGAATCCACAAGAAAACAGAAATCTTATGATGATTTATACGTAGAATTTGTATCCAAAATTGAAGACCAAAAATTAAATGAATGTTTAGAAATTCTACCATCACTACTGAAAAAAGCTAAAGACAATGATTCCAAACTTATAGATGTTTCCACTGCTTTATTTAAACAAGCAAATTCCTTTGCACAAGAAAATAAAATAGAAGAAGAAATAGAAGTTTATAATATCTTAATCAATAAATTCAAATATGTACAAAACCCTAAAGTTCTTGAATATGTTAAAAATGCATATATCAATAAAGATATCAGATTAGGGGAACTTAATCGTTTAGAAGAAAAAGTAGAAGTTCAAGATGAGTTAGTAGGTAGATTTGAAGATAATGAAGATGAAGGTACTATGGAAGATATTGCCAGTACTTTATTGGATGAGGCTTTTACCCTAGAAGAATTAGATCGTAATGAAGAAGCTATTTTTATTTATGATGAAATTGTTAGACGATTTGAAAGTAGTGAAAATCAGATAATCTTATCTACTGTTGCAAGATCATTATTTAATAAAGCTTTATTATTTGTTCATTTAGAACAATATAAAGAAGAAGTAGAAGTTTATGACTTGATAATAGAAAAATTCTCTAATAGTGATAACCTAGTAATTCAAGAGCAAGTAGCTAAGTCTTATGTAAATAAAGGTGTTGCTGTATCAGAAATGTATGGTCCTGAATATTCTTTAG contains the following coding sequences:
- a CDS encoding Fic family protein encodes the protein MNKRWIWEFEEYPNFTYDSNILNPLIKEVSFLQGSLSTLTSFTSKEKLEEKLTQSLADEVINSSAIEGEFLNRESVRKSIAKKLGLDNFAQTDYATDGIVNILIDACTNHSKNLDIERIYKWHASIFPTGRNNLGEKINVGELRGDYEMIIGGGGVKDIVYYQAPPFDTLFDELIEFFHWFNNTEDSLIKAAIVQLWFLIIHPLDDGNGRIARTISEYVLSRVEKSYYSKIYSLSKNIYEHKKDYYKILEETTGFRKKEIPLDITKWIEYFLSTLISSLKDAEKSLYYIIEKTKFWDTFRNYDINARQTKVLNKILDIGSENFEGGLTKKKYITITKASSTTATRDLKELVQWKCILQREGTTGRNTSYSINLK
- a CDS encoding sulfite exporter TauE/SafE family protein → METDFLLIFALIVFASSLIHGSIGFGFGMMATPAIAMFTDIQTAITYILVPTMLVNLVSILSEGRFFEALKKFWFIIALMVVGSCIGTVILIYFNSEYFKLLLAFIIFIYLLQSMVKIEASFISANPKASTYGLGIIGGIVSGLTNVVAPLTIIYTLELKYSKKDTIQLSNLCFLFTKIGQIAVFVYFGAFTQSAVELSALSFIVVGIGLFFGLKIKKIIDAKFYIKILKVLLFIIACVLVVDTISF
- a CDS encoding LysR family transcriptional regulator, with the protein product MDTNLLKVFITVAKTKSISSAAKELEFTQSNVTLRIKQLEKNLGYSLFHRTNRGVVLSNEGEKLYPYAIDILKKIEEATVQMRNINYQDVLKIGSTQTFTTSNLMPIIEQLNEDFEEMKLEFSVDSTLNLTEQLLDYKLDIAFINGNPHNKDLEILNVFDEKMVLVEPLKKQTGNTVFVFKKTCANCIFLENYIKENREESYKTVALENYELILGCVKAGYGVSLLSPKIIEKFGYTDYVKQTEIENYLDTHLVCRKDYLPVIHKYLRDISL
- a CDS encoding GNAT family N-acetyltransferase, translating into MSITIRDAIASDSQAIYDFIIELAVYEKEPDAVVTSVEETCEKIFGEKSSVKALICEEDGVAIGHAIYFYNYSTWLGKYGVYLEDLYVSESKRGLGAGKAMLKHLANKALGEDCGRFEWSCLDWNTPSRDFYESIGAVSQDEWVGYRLEGESLVNFARS
- a CDS encoding tetratricopeptide repeat protein, with the protein product MYSQESTRKQKSYDDLYVEFVSKIEDQKLNECLEILPSLLKKAKDNDSKLIDVSTALFKQANSFAQENKIEEEIEVYNILINKFKYVQNPKVLEYVKNAYINKDIRLGELNRLEEKVEVQDELVGRFEDNEDEGTMEDIASTLLDEAFTLEELDRNEEAIFIYDEIVRRFESSENQIILSTVARSLFNKALLFVHLEQYKEEVEVYDLIIEKFSNSDNLVIQEQVAKSYVNKGVAVSEMYGPEYSLDIYSEIIRLFENSTSQKILLQVALASCNIGEVLTSFDKNEASIEVYNSVIERFEDSEDEGILEVVAKALLNKAKRIEALELPEEALEVYDEIIQKFENYENNTLLYVAFAMKYKVLLLHSLNRKEEFLEACDDIIIRFAHNENKQIANIVVSIIEMKRIYTQ